One genomic window of Haloferax mediterranei ATCC 33500 includes the following:
- a CDS encoding glycosyltransferase: MSQSVGMVVPAYRPDPDRLVPYVHALVEELDLAVVRVELDAPQTGVLDSLDALPTVAEVNPVDARRGKGAAITAGFEALDTDIVSFADADGSTPAASISNVVDAVHDGADLAVGSRRHPDATVASHQTVARRYLGDGFAWLARHLTDVPLYDYQCGAKAMTAEAWADVRTHLYEPGFAWDIELIAVSGAFGHRVAEVPVVWEDQPNSTVSPVDTTLKMARGLLRSRHRARTIREDRLHELIDARNDERTLIEQFSVEVTDD, encoded by the coding sequence ATGTCGCAGTCCGTCGGGATGGTGGTCCCTGCTTACCGGCCCGACCCTGATCGTCTAGTCCCCTACGTGCACGCCCTCGTCGAGGAACTCGACCTCGCTGTGGTCCGGGTCGAACTCGACGCGCCGCAGACGGGGGTACTCGACTCTCTCGATGCTCTCCCGACTGTCGCCGAGGTGAACCCCGTCGATGCACGCCGCGGCAAAGGTGCCGCCATCACCGCCGGGTTCGAAGCTCTCGACACGGATATCGTCTCCTTTGCGGACGCCGACGGCAGTACCCCGGCCGCGTCGATTTCGAACGTCGTCGATGCCGTCCATGACGGTGCCGACCTCGCTGTTGGCTCACGACGGCACCCTGACGCGACCGTCGCCTCGCACCAGACAGTCGCGCGTCGCTATCTCGGTGATGGGTTTGCGTGGCTCGCCCGTCATCTCACCGACGTTCCGCTGTACGACTACCAGTGCGGGGCGAAAGCCATGACTGCCGAGGCGTGGGCGGACGTTCGAACCCACCTCTACGAACCCGGGTTCGCGTGGGATATCGAACTCATCGCCGTTTCGGGTGCGTTCGGTCACCGCGTTGCCGAGGTGCCCGTCGTCTGGGAGGACCAGCCGAATTCTACGGTCTCGCCGGTGGACACGACGCTCAAGATGGCTCGTGGACTCCTTCGGTCGCGCCACCGCGCTCGGACGATTCGCGAGGACCGCCTCCACGAACTCATCGACGCTCGAAACGACGAACGAACCCTCATCGAGCAGTTCTCGGTTGAGGTTACGGATGACTAA
- a CDS encoding aminotransferase class IV, with protein sequence MTDDSKHLYHVDGDLVPADEASVPVTDRGFLYGDAAFETLRAYGGDVFHWGAHADRLAETCDILGMDHGLSDDDLLRRIDETVAANDFADAYVRLSITRGSQPGRLTPAEAVDPRVVVIVEPLPRGGRGSDPVWDGPAAVQTVRTRRISDRALPARAKTHNYLNGILARTELRVTGADEALMLDSEGYVTEGATSNLFFVDDNALCTPSLDGPVLPGITRRVVLDLARQENIPIREQRYTPDDVRGANEAFLTNSTWELRPVETVDGIAIGDGPVTKLLARLYDDYVERRHYGDEK encoded by the coding sequence ATGACTGACGATTCAAAACACCTCTATCACGTCGACGGCGACCTCGTCCCCGCGGACGAGGCATCGGTTCCGGTCACTGACCGCGGCTTTCTCTACGGAGACGCCGCCTTCGAGACGCTCCGCGCCTACGGCGGCGACGTGTTCCACTGGGGCGCACACGCAGACAGACTCGCTGAGACGTGCGATATACTCGGGATGGACCACGGACTCTCCGATGACGACCTCCTGCGCCGAATCGACGAGACGGTAGCCGCGAACGACTTCGCGGACGCCTACGTCCGACTGTCCATCACTCGTGGGAGCCAACCCGGTCGTCTCACCCCCGCCGAGGCGGTCGACCCGCGGGTCGTCGTCATCGTCGAACCGCTCCCGCGAGGCGGCCGCGGGTCGGACCCCGTCTGGGACGGCCCCGCGGCAGTGCAGACGGTTCGAACGCGCCGCATCTCGGACCGTGCGCTTCCCGCTCGGGCGAAGACCCACAACTATCTCAACGGCATTCTCGCACGAACCGAGCTTCGAGTAACCGGCGCTGACGAGGCGCTCATGCTCGACTCCGAGGGCTACGTCACCGAAGGCGCGACGAGTAACCTCTTTTTCGTCGACGACAACGCGCTCTGCACGCCCAGTCTCGACGGGCCGGTTCTCCCGGGAATTACACGCAGAGTCGTCTTGGACCTCGCCCGACAGGAAAATATCCCGATTCGGGAGCAACGATACACCCCCGATGACGTGCGCGGGGCTAACGAGGCGTTTCTCACGAATTCGACGTGGGAACTCCGACCCGTCGAAACAGTCGACGGTATCGCCATCGGCGACGGTCCGGTGACGAAACTGCTCGCGCGACTCTACGACGACTACGTGGAGCGGCGACACTACGGCGACGAGAAGTAG
- a CDS encoding shikimate dehydrogenase has product MQVYGLVGNPVGHSLSPPMHEAAYEHTGLDARYVTFEPEPSAIEAAVDGADALGIAGLNVTIPFKQDVLDLVDPDPLAARIGAVNTIDFEDGDPKGYNTDAAGVTRAFERHDISLDGANAVVVGAGGAGRAAAFALADAGAAVHIANRTAETAGELADVVPGATGGGLDTLDRIQDASVLVNATSVGMEAPDETPVPATHLHGDLAVLDAVYAPLETRLLREAADAGAVTIDGAWMLLLQGVEAFELWTGLDAPIEEMNTTLRTRLERH; this is encoded by the coding sequence ATGCAAGTCTACGGTCTCGTCGGAAACCCCGTCGGCCATTCGTTGTCGCCGCCGATGCACGAGGCGGCGTACGAGCACACCGGACTCGACGCGCGATACGTCACCTTCGAACCGGAACCGTCGGCCATCGAGGCGGCAGTTGATGGCGCAGACGCGCTCGGCATCGCTGGGCTCAACGTTACGATTCCCTTCAAACAGGACGTGCTCGACCTCGTCGACCCCGACCCGCTCGCCGCGCGAATCGGCGCAGTCAACACCATCGACTTCGAGGATGGCGACCCCAAAGGCTACAACACGGACGCGGCAGGCGTCACACGGGCATTCGAGCGACACGATATCTCCCTCGACGGAGCAAATGCCGTCGTAGTCGGTGCTGGCGGAGCAGGCCGGGCCGCCGCATTCGCCCTCGCAGACGCCGGTGCAGCGGTCCACATTGCGAACAGAACCGCCGAAACAGCGGGCGAACTGGCCGATGTTGTCCCGGGCGCGACGGGTGGCGGACTGGATACACTCGACCGGATTCAGGACGCGTCGGTTCTCGTCAACGCGACGAGCGTGGGGATGGAAGCACCCGACGAGACGCCCGTTCCGGCCACGCATCTCCATGGCGACCTTGCCGTCCTCGATGCGGTGTACGCCCCGCTCGAAACTCGTCTCCTTCGCGAGGCGGCCGACGCGGGCGCGGTCACCATCGACGGGGCGTGGATGCTCCTCTTGCAAGGGGTCGAAGCATTCGAATTATGGACCGGACTCGATGCACCAATCGAGGAGATGAATACGACGCTTCGAACTCGCCTCGAGAGGCACTGA
- a CDS encoding helix-hairpin-helix domain-containing protein, translating into MGLLDTILSLWKSIFGGDSSSTSEERRDETATVTVERDTRAEREEPSVETEAAVKEPVEETKAEAEAAEAEEEKAEAETEAEEPTPEETADELEETAEAIEEAEPEAVEETEEEAAETVEEEPEAAAEKEPEGGVEEDIGEAAESESRAEAEETKAEPEEPEPEAEEAEDVESEAETEEVEPAAEAVEPEPEEPAEESPSVDTIRGIGPAYADRLSDIGIETVADLVGADAEEVGDDINVSPKRVQRWIDRAAE; encoded by the coding sequence ATGGGCTTGCTTGACACTATCTTGTCACTCTGGAAATCCATCTTTGGTGGCGACTCGTCGTCCACCTCGGAGGAGAGACGTGACGAAACAGCGACCGTTACGGTCGAACGCGACACGCGAGCGGAGCGCGAAGAGCCGAGCGTCGAGACTGAAGCGGCCGTCAAGGAACCGGTCGAGGAGACGAAAGCGGAAGCGGAAGCAGCGGAAGCGGAGGAAGAGAAAGCGGAAGCGGAAACAGAAGCAGAAGAGCCGACGCCCGAGGAGACGGCCGACGAGCTAGAGGAGACCGCCGAGGCTATCGAAGAAGCGGAGCCGGAGGCAGTCGAAGAGACAGAGGAAGAAGCAGCCGAGACCGTCGAAGAGGAACCAGAAGCTGCCGCCGAGAAAGAGCCTGAGGGAGGTGTCGAAGAAGACATCGGCGAGGCGGCAGAGAGCGAGTCACGGGCGGAAGCTGAAGAGACCAAAGCAGAACCCGAAGAACCCGAGCCGGAAGCCGAGGAAGCGGAAGACGTCGAGTCCGAAGCAGAGACCGAGGAAGTCGAGCCTGCGGCCGAAGCGGTCGAGCCAGAACCCGAGGAACCAGCCGAGGAATCCCCCTCTGTCGACACGATTCGCGGTATTGGTCCCGCATACGCAGACCGTCTCTCTGACATCGGTATCGAGACTGTTGCAGACCTCGTTGGAGCCGACGCTGAAGAAGTCGGCGACGATATCAACGTGTCGCCGAAGCGCGTCCAGCGCTGGATTGACCGCGCCGCCGAATAA
- a CDS encoding DUF2298 domain-containing protein: protein MEYALVVRWLVLFAALWAVGLPLSTRLFRRLPGHGAGLTLPVSLVVLTLPVYYVGQFTFGPAALAAGVGTFLVASALTGLDLPALRHGEVQLAADLDIDRRAVAEAAAVFLVAFLFAVALRALDPAVHASGGEKFLDFGLLQSLARASVLPPEDMWFAGEPVRYYYGGHLVSILLAWLTGTEPEFAYNLALAGFFGFLVTAAFELGRGLSRAAGSHGKFGGLLAAFFVGFASNLVTAVRFAPLALPDSMQRPIAQAIAERSQYSVSEVLSGASQFSYWDASRVVPGTINEFPLFAWLNGDLHAHMMGTPFLLLAAGLTFAYFRTPEDAVGERRLLVGVTTLVGALQVVVDTWSFPSVFGVLFLGLVFAPARPSTLLLSRDRLRALVGDNAVASEVARILGTVLVVGLAGGAAVALASPFLLGAVAGGGSERTIEILTPTQRSGFGSLLLVHGAFITAFVLHYARRLGSQQENDPSRAQILAVLGGLVTLTVVAAVHSFAALALVVPLVLVGWILLRLSDDPRFETVLVVAGAGLVTLVELIFVNEQAGPGRMNTVFKTYMQVWVLWGSATGAILARFAGDAVQASDLSLPKVDFRIPAGAIRVVGVVVVVLLVASTSVYGGLAIGKHTNSPRQDTTLDATAFAEWRHPNESAAITWLDESVDGNPTMLAAPGTTWSATVNDKREGVMYGWRGNPESSLTGVPTVAGWAHEVGYRGPEAYYDRVRDVDQMYVGNESTQKELIAEYDVQYVWVGPGERARYGEIHTDVAWLTPVHRSGSVVVYEVEEARLR, encoded by the coding sequence ATGGAGTACGCCCTCGTGGTCCGTTGGCTGGTGCTGTTCGCGGCCCTCTGGGCGGTCGGTCTTCCCCTGTCGACCCGCCTATTCCGCCGCCTCCCCGGTCACGGCGCTGGACTTACACTCCCCGTATCGCTCGTCGTCTTGACCCTCCCCGTCTACTACGTCGGTCAGTTCACGTTCGGTCCTGCTGCACTCGCAGCCGGCGTCGGGACGTTCCTCGTCGCCTCGGCGCTCACGGGACTCGACCTGCCCGCACTCCGCCACGGCGAGGTGCAACTCGCCGCCGACCTCGATATCGACAGGCGGGCAGTCGCGGAAGCCGCCGCAGTGTTCCTCGTTGCCTTCCTGTTCGCCGTTGCGCTCCGCGCGCTCGACCCGGCGGTCCACGCCAGCGGCGGTGAGAAGTTCCTCGACTTCGGACTCCTCCAGTCGCTCGCCCGCGCGTCGGTGCTGCCGCCCGAAGACATGTGGTTCGCCGGCGAACCCGTCCGCTACTACTACGGCGGCCACCTCGTCTCGATACTCCTCGCGTGGCTCACCGGGACGGAACCCGAATTCGCTTACAACCTCGCACTCGCTGGGTTCTTCGGCTTCCTCGTCACCGCGGCGTTCGAACTCGGTCGCGGCCTCTCCCGTGCAGCCGGCTCTCACGGCAAATTCGGTGGCCTCCTCGCGGCGTTCTTCGTCGGCTTCGCCAGCAACCTCGTTACGGCGGTTCGGTTCGCCCCGCTCGCACTTCCCGACAGCATGCAGCGCCCCATCGCACAGGCAATCGCCGAGCGCTCGCAGTACAGCGTTTCAGAGGTTCTCTCCGGCGCATCGCAGTTCTCCTACTGGGACGCGAGCCGCGTGGTTCCGGGAACCATCAACGAGTTCCCACTGTTCGCGTGGCTCAACGGCGACCTGCACGCGCACATGATGGGAACCCCGTTTTTGCTCCTCGCCGCCGGTCTCACCTTCGCGTACTTCCGAACGCCCGAAGACGCAGTCGGTGAGCGCCGTCTTCTCGTCGGCGTGACGACCCTCGTCGGTGCGCTTCAGGTCGTCGTGGATACGTGGAGTTTCCCGTCGGTGTTCGGCGTCCTCTTCCTCGGTCTCGTCTTTGCGCCCGCGCGCCCGTCGACGCTCCTTCTCAGCCGCGACCGACTTCGAGCCCTCGTTGGAGACAACGCAGTCGCGAGCGAAGTTGCCCGAATCCTCGGAACAGTTCTCGTCGTCGGTCTCGCCGGCGGTGCCGCCGTCGCCCTCGCAAGTCCGTTCCTCCTCGGGGCTGTCGCAGGTGGCGGAAGTGAGCGAACAATCGAGATTCTCACACCGACCCAGCGCAGTGGGTTCGGCTCGCTCCTGCTCGTCCACGGTGCGTTCATCACCGCGTTCGTGCTCCACTACGCTCGGCGACTCGGTTCACAGCAAGAAAACGACCCCAGCCGAGCACAGATACTCGCGGTCCTCGGTGGTCTCGTCACACTAACGGTTGTTGCCGCCGTTCACTCGTTCGCCGCGCTCGCACTCGTCGTCCCGCTCGTACTCGTCGGGTGGATACTGCTCAGACTCAGCGACGATCCGCGATTCGAGACGGTTCTCGTCGTTGCGGGTGCGGGTCTCGTAACTCTCGTCGAACTCATCTTCGTGAACGAACAGGCCGGTCCCGGTCGCATGAATACGGTGTTCAAGACGTACATGCAGGTGTGGGTACTCTGGGGAAGTGCCACGGGAGCCATCTTGGCAAGGTTCGCCGGCGACGCGGTGCAGGCGAGCGACCTGTCGCTTCCGAAGGTCGACTTCCGCATCCCCGCTGGAGCGATTCGAGTCGTCGGTGTCGTGGTCGTCGTCCTTCTCGTCGCCTCCACGTCGGTCTACGGAGGACTCGCTATCGGCAAACACACCAACTCTCCGCGACAGGACACGACCCTCGACGCGACGGCGTTTGCGGAGTGGCGGCATCCGAACGAGTCAGCCGCAATAACGTGGCTCGACGAATCCGTCGATGGGAATCCGACGATGCTCGCGGCACCGGGGACGACGTGGTCTGCGACGGTGAACGATAAACGAGAGGGAGTCATGTACGGCTGGCGCGGCAACCCCGAATCGAGTCTCACGGGCGTGCCGACAGTCGCCGGGTGGGCACACGAAGTCGGCTACCGCGGTCCAGAGGCCTACTACGACCGTGTACGCGACGTAGACCAGATGTACGTCGGCAACGAATCGACGCAAAAAGAACTCATCGCCGAATACGACGTGCAGTACGTGTGGGTCGGCCCCGGCGAGCGCGCCCGCTACGGGGAGATACATACGGACGTGGCGTGGCTGACGCCGGTCCACCGGTCAGGGTCGGTTGTCGTCTACGAGGTAGAAGAAGCGAGGCTTCGTTAG
- a CDS encoding Rieske (2Fe-2S) protein, which yields MSDLERICSVDDVPEDTTFLFRVCGDDDEEREAILVRTDDGIQAWLNYCMHLTHIKLDKGSGATMRNGEVICENHGAYFEADTGYCNYGPCEGAVLDDLDLTIDGDHVFLSDDDFSFVGTGPIETDPVDRSSSSNVEF from the coding sequence ATGAGCGACCTCGAACGAATCTGCTCGGTCGACGACGTACCCGAGGACACGACCTTTCTCTTCCGAGTATGCGGGGACGACGACGAGGAGCGCGAAGCGATACTCGTTCGCACCGATGACGGCATTCAGGCGTGGCTGAACTACTGTATGCACCTGACGCACATCAAACTCGACAAAGGGTCGGGCGCGACGATGCGCAACGGCGAGGTCATCTGCGAGAACCACGGCGCGTACTTCGAGGCCGATACGGGCTACTGTAACTACGGGCCGTGCGAGGGCGCGGTTCTCGACGACCTGGACCTCACCATCGACGGCGACCACGTCTTTCTCTCCGACGACGACTTCTCGTTTGTCGGGACTGGTCCCATCGAGACCGACCCCGTGGACCGAAGTTCGAGTTCGAACGTCGAATTCTGA
- a CDS encoding calcium/sodium antiporter, translated as MSAFATLLSFDTALLVAGIVALYLGAEALVEGASRLAIGLGLRAAIVGVTIVAFATTTPELFVAVLSGLGYSSDLGLGAIIGSNIANIGLVLGISALIQPMAVSTSTLRRHVPFMVTAAIALVVLGMDGRLSAIDGGILLLILGAFTSFLLYRARSTKADAIGADEIDIEDEDEVSAQFKDVLYLGLGLLLLFVGSNWLIQGGKGLLEAYGFSTRFIGLTVLAFGTSLPELAASVISAVRGEAEFSIGNVVGSNIYNVVAVLGILAIMVPVTVPASTISLDFPALLVFTFGVIALMLRNYDVSRLDGGILVGGYLVFFWLILP; from the coding sequence ATGTCGGCTTTCGCAACCCTGCTATCCTTCGATACCGCCCTCCTCGTAGCCGGTATCGTTGCACTTTATCTCGGAGCCGAGGCGCTCGTCGAGGGTGCCTCACGACTTGCTATCGGTCTCGGTCTCCGTGCAGCCATCGTCGGCGTCACTATCGTCGCGTTCGCGACGACCACACCCGAACTGTTCGTCGCCGTACTGAGTGGTCTCGGCTATAGTTCCGACCTCGGACTTGGTGCCATCATCGGGTCGAACATCGCCAACATCGGGCTCGTGTTGGGTATCTCTGCGCTCATCCAACCGATGGCCGTCTCGACGTCGACGCTTCGGAGACACGTCCCGTTCATGGTCACCGCCGCGATTGCGCTCGTCGTCCTCGGGATGGACGGACGACTGAGTGCAATCGACGGGGGTATCCTTCTCCTGATTCTCGGGGCTTTCACGTCATTCCTGCTCTACCGCGCACGGTCGACGAAGGCCGACGCAATCGGTGCCGACGAGATAGATATCGAGGACGAAGACGAGGTTTCGGCGCAGTTCAAAGACGTTCTCTACCTCGGTCTCGGTCTCCTGCTCCTGTTTGTCGGGTCGAACTGGCTCATTCAGGGTGGCAAGGGCCTACTCGAAGCCTACGGGTTCAGCACCCGATTCATCGGACTGACTGTCCTCGCATTCGGGACCTCGCTTCCTGAACTCGCCGCGTCGGTCATCAGCGCCGTCCGCGGCGAGGCGGAGTTCAGCATCGGCAACGTTGTTGGGTCGAACATCTACAACGTCGTCGCCGTCCTCGGCATCCTCGCTATCATGGTTCCGGTGACCGTCCCGGCGAGCACCATCTCGCTCGACTTCCCAGCACTTCTCGTGTTCACCTTCGGCGTCATCGCCCTGATGCTCCGCAACTACGACGTGTCCAGACTCGACGGCGGTATCCTCGTCGGCGGCTATCTGGTGTTTTTCTGGCTCATCCTTCCGTAG
- a CDS encoding anthranilate synthase component II: MTRILVIDNYDSFAYNLVQYVGEFADDVVVYRNDALSTDNIRDIDPDGIIVSPGPGTPADAGVSIPVFRDLDYPTLGVCLGHQSLCAALGSPVGHAPEVVHGKPSLVEHDGRGVFTDLPDRIEVGRYHSLAVEHDDIPDELVVTAYTVAEAGGNDSVDNDDDTAADDNTAADDNTAADDADETSVVMGVRHREKPHIGVQFHPESILTESGKDIVRNFVSIAAGEGPATEAWRVNDD; this comes from the coding sequence ATGACCCGCATCCTCGTCATCGACAACTACGACTCGTTCGCCTACAATCTCGTGCAGTACGTGGGCGAGTTCGCCGACGACGTGGTCGTCTACCGCAACGACGCGCTTTCGACCGATAATATCCGTGACATCGACCCGGATGGCATCATCGTCTCGCCCGGCCCGGGAACACCTGCCGACGCCGGTGTCTCGATACCCGTCTTCCGCGACCTCGACTACCCGACACTCGGCGTCTGTCTCGGCCACCAGTCGCTGTGCGCCGCCCTCGGGTCACCCGTCGGCCACGCCCCCGAAGTCGTTCACGGGAAGCCATCGCTGGTCGAACACGACGGCCGAGGTGTCTTCACCGACCTCCCCGACCGAATCGAGGTCGGACGCTACCACTCGCTTGCAGTCGAACACGACGACATTCCGGACGAATTGGTCGTGACCGCATACACGGTCGCCGAAGCAGGAGGGAATGATTCGGTTGACAACGACGACGACACAGCGGCCGACGACAACACAGCGGCCGACGACAACACAGCGGCCGACGACGCGGACGAAACATCGGTCGTGATGGGTGTCCGCCACCGCGAGAAACCCCACATCGGTGTCCAATTCCACCCCGAGAGTATTCTCACCGAGTCGGGGAAAGACATCGTTCGCAACTTCGTCTCAATCGCTGCGGGCGAAGGTCCGGCGACCGAGGCGTGGAGGGTAAACGATGACTGA
- a CDS encoding HAH_0734 family protein has translation MKKLIIHGDPGIRRDAVIEYDGGEYICFSIDRQGDWHGPDRVQLWCTIGAEDEREAFEKREYVPHWLETEGVDAEAVEVVQTSDAVV, from the coding sequence ATGAAGAAGCTCATCATCCACGGCGACCCCGGTATTCGGCGCGACGCCGTCATCGAGTACGACGGTGGGGAGTACATCTGCTTCTCCATCGACCGGCAGGGCGATTGGCACGGACCGGACCGCGTCCAGCTGTGGTGTACTATCGGGGCCGAAGACGAGCGCGAAGCGTTCGAAAAACGCGAGTACGTCCCGCATTGGCTCGAAACCGAGGGCGTCGATGCCGAGGCTGTCGAAGTCGTTCAGACGAGCGACGCAGTAGTCTAA
- the pabB gene encoding aminodeoxychorismate synthase, component I, with the protein MTAPTVVTDRDDFRATAEAAPDGARVPVEVRVPVSDPFDAYRRTRQGSGGFFYETTGGQPGWGAFGIDPVERLTVSNSAVSETETAPTLAALEGLVDSQTLARGECDVPYPCGLFGWLSYDVARELESLPEHTTDDRGLPHLQLGLYDLVASWDEPRTGDRAELRITCCPEVGDDVDLDVTYDEARERATELATEAVEGDPEPVESPVESDKAQFESACGREAFADRVRAAKQYIRDGDTFQANLSQRLVAPAAVHPVDAFAALRQVNPAPYSGLLELPGVDLVSASPELLLRVDGDRLATEPIAGTRPRGETPEEDEALEVDLTTDEKERAEHAMLVDLERNDLGKVSEYGSVEVTEYRRVDRYSEVMHLVSLVEGTRRSGTTLADAIAAVFPGGTITGAPKPRTMEIIDELESTRRGPYTGSMFAIGFDDRAVLNIIIRTLVRFRDEYHLRVGAGIVHDSDPEREYDETLAKARALVTAINEALGDCAKMTVGVEADQSVETDQ; encoded by the coding sequence ATGACCGCACCGACCGTCGTCACCGACCGCGACGACTTTCGCGCGACCGCCGAGGCTGCACCCGACGGTGCGCGCGTTCCCGTCGAAGTTCGGGTTCCCGTCTCGGACCCCTTCGACGCCTATCGGCGCACGCGGCAGGGTTCTGGCGGCTTCTTTTACGAGACGACTGGCGGCCAACCCGGCTGGGGGGCGTTCGGTATCGACCCCGTCGAACGCCTCACAGTCAGTAACTCGGCTGTCAGCGAGACCGAGACAGCACCCACGCTCGCCGCGCTCGAAGGACTCGTGGACTCGCAAACGCTCGCCCGCGGTGAGTGCGATGTTCCGTACCCCTGCGGCCTGTTCGGGTGGCTCTCCTACGACGTCGCCCGCGAACTCGAATCGCTACCCGAGCACACGACCGACGACAGAGGACTCCCGCACCTGCAACTCGGCCTGTACGACCTCGTCGCATCGTGGGACGAACCGCGGACGGGCGACAGGGCGGAACTCCGAATTACGTGCTGTCCGGAAGTCGGCGACGATGTCGACCTCGATGTGACCTACGACGAAGCACGCGAGCGGGCAACCGAACTCGCTACCGAAGCAGTCGAAGGTGACCCCGAACCGGTCGAGTCCCCCGTCGAATCCGACAAGGCACAATTCGAGAGCGCCTGTGGTCGAGAGGCGTTCGCCGACCGCGTCCGAGCGGCGAAGCAGTACATCCGCGATGGCGACACGTTTCAGGCGAACCTCTCGCAGCGACTCGTCGCACCCGCCGCAGTCCATCCGGTCGATGCCTTCGCCGCACTCCGGCAGGTCAACCCCGCGCCGTACTCCGGTCTTCTCGAACTCCCCGGCGTCGACCTCGTAAGCGCGAGTCCCGAACTCCTCCTCCGCGTCGACGGCGACCGACTCGCCACGGAGCCAATCGCCGGGACACGACCGCGAGGCGAGACCCCCGAAGAAGACGAGGCGCTGGAAGTCGACTTGACGACGGACGAAAAAGAGCGGGCAGAACACGCGATGCTCGTCGACCTCGAACGGAACGACCTCGGGAAGGTCTCCGAGTACGGGTCGGTCGAAGTGACTGAATACCGCCGCGTCGACCGCTATTCCGAGGTTATGCATCTCGTGTCGCTGGTCGAAGGAACGCGACGTTCGGGGACGACACTCGCCGACGCCATCGCGGCGGTCTTCCCCGGTGGAACCATCACCGGCGCGCCGAAGCCCCGGACGATGGAGATTATCGACGAACTCGAATCGACCCGCCGCGGCCCCTACACCGGGAGCATGTTCGCCATCGGATTCGACGACCGGGCGGTGCTGAACATCATCATCCGGACGCTGGTGCGTTTCCGCGACGAGTACCATCTCCGCGTCGGCGCGGGCATCGTCCACGATTCCGACCCCGAGCGCGAGTACGACGAGACGCTGGCGAAAGCCCGTGCCCTCGTCACCGCTATCAACGAGGCGCTCGGCGACTGTGCAAAGATGACCGTGGGAGTGGAAGCCGACCAATCAGTGGAGACTGACCAATGA
- a CDS encoding GtrA family protein, with amino-acid sequence MTNRLSALTSGTRFGKFVSVGAVGAVFDLSLSSLLIVFFGIAGELAKLAGAELAIVVMFLINDRWTFAGAGADHLTAKVRRFLKSNLVRSGGLAVQVLVVRALGEIPLEIPVAGIDLWKLVPLPIAIGASMLLNYVAESLFTWRIAGRSSQRESR; translated from the coding sequence ATGACTAACCGGCTTTCTGCCCTCACGTCCGGAACTCGATTCGGGAAGTTCGTCTCGGTGGGTGCGGTCGGCGCGGTGTTCGACCTCTCGTTGAGCAGTCTTCTCATCGTCTTTTTCGGCATCGCTGGCGAACTCGCGAAACTCGCCGGTGCGGAACTCGCTATCGTCGTGATGTTTCTCATCAACGACCGCTGGACGTTCGCGGGCGCTGGCGCGGACCATCTCACAGCGAAGGTCCGACGCTTCCTGAAGTCGAACCTCGTCAGAAGTGGGGGTCTCGCAGTGCAGGTGCTCGTCGTCCGAGCACTCGGCGAGATTCCACTGGAGATTCCGGTCGCTGGTATCGACCTCTGGAAACTCGTTCCGTTACCGATTGCAATCGGCGCGTCGATGCTTCTGAACTACGTCGCTGAGAGTCTGTTCACATGGCGAATCGCTGGCCGTTCGAGTCAGCGAGAGTCACGGTGA